Proteins encoded together in one Pseudomonas oryzicola window:
- a CDS encoding SDR family NAD(P)-dependent oxidoreductase, whose translation MSNVRNIWVTGAGSGLGLALVEGLLGQGHRVAASGKDDEALDALAVRYGRQLLRLPWQLHDEQQAAQAARQVCHAWCSLDGLILNAGTSDYLADNEADSELFEAIVTSNQLAGEHCLVNTLPLLAQGDSPQVMAIFNRYSALQLYAPTQPNAGWNNMPQWIREQRQALKAQGVELTVVGPQSLKAPVTPAQAIPEAWTPQSAAEELLRRWPQREPELVLETLDPSRLWPLPR comes from the coding sequence GTGAGTAATGTTCGTAATATCTGGGTGACGGGCGCCGGCAGTGGACTAGGCCTGGCGTTGGTGGAGGGGTTACTCGGGCAAGGGCACCGGGTTGCCGCAAGTGGCAAGGATGACGAGGCGCTGGACGCCTTGGCGGTGCGCTATGGCCGCCAACTGCTGCGCTTGCCCTGGCAACTGCATGACGAACAGCAGGCGGCGCAGGCCGCCCGACAGGTCTGCCATGCCTGGTGCTCGCTGGATGGTCTGATCCTCAATGCAGGGACCAGCGATTACCTGGCGGACAATGAGGCAGACAGCGAGCTGTTCGAGGCGATCGTCACCAGCAACCAGTTGGCCGGCGAACATTGCCTGGTCAATACCCTGCCTTTACTGGCCCAAGGCGACTCGCCGCAGGTGATGGCGATTTTCAACCGTTACTCAGCGTTGCAGTTGTACGCGCCGACGCAGCCGAACGCGGGCTGGAACAACATGCCGCAGTGGATCCGCGAGCAGCGCCAGGCATTGAAGGCTCAAGGGGTCGAGCTGACCGTGGTGGGGCCACAGTCGCTCAAGGCACCAGTGACCCCTGCGCAGGCGATACCGGAGGCCTGGACACCGCAGAGCGCGGCAGAAGAACTGCTGCGGCGGTGGCCGCAGCGGGAACCGGAGCTGGTGCTGGAAACCCTTGACCCAAGCAGGTTGTGGCCTCTGCCACGCTAG
- the prfA gene encoding peptide chain release factor 1: MKASLLNKLEILQDRFEELTALLGDAEVISDQTRFRAYSREYAEVEPVYAAYKEWRKVQDDLEGAQALLKDSDPDLREMAVEEVREAKEQLLTLEAQLQRMLLPKDPNDGRNVFLEIRAGTGGDEAAIFSGDLFRMYSRYAEKRGWRLEILSENEGEHGGYKEIIARVEGDNVYGKLKFESGAHRVQRVPETESQGRIHTSACTVAVLPEPDEQAAIEINPADLRVDTYRASGAGGQHVNKTDSAIRITHLPTGIVVECQEERSQHKNRARAMSWLSAKLNDMQTSAAQNAIATERKLLVGSGDRSERIRTYNYPQGRVTDHRINLTLYSLDDILAGGVEAVIEPLLAEYQADQLAALGD; the protein is encoded by the coding sequence ATGAAAGCGTCGCTGCTGAACAAACTGGAAATCCTCCAGGACCGCTTCGAAGAACTCACCGCACTGCTCGGTGATGCCGAGGTCATTTCCGACCAGACGCGCTTCCGCGCCTATTCCCGTGAATACGCCGAAGTCGAGCCGGTCTACGCTGCATATAAAGAGTGGCGCAAAGTCCAGGACGACCTCGAAGGCGCCCAGGCGCTACTCAAGGACAGTGATCCGGACCTGCGCGAAATGGCCGTTGAAGAAGTGCGTGAAGCCAAGGAGCAACTGCTGACGCTGGAGGCGCAGCTGCAACGCATGCTGCTGCCCAAAGACCCCAACGACGGCCGTAACGTGTTCCTCGAAATCCGCGCCGGTACCGGTGGCGACGAGGCGGCGATCTTCTCCGGCGATCTGTTCCGCATGTATTCACGCTACGCCGAAAAGCGTGGCTGGCGCCTGGAAATCCTCTCCGAGAACGAAGGCGAGCACGGCGGCTACAAGGAAATCATCGCCCGCGTCGAGGGTGACAACGTGTACGGCAAGCTCAAGTTCGAGTCCGGCGCGCACCGTGTACAGCGCGTGCCCGAAACCGAGTCCCAGGGCCGTATCCACACGTCGGCGTGCACCGTGGCGGTACTGCCCGAGCCGGACGAACAGGCCGCCATCGAGATCAACCCGGCCGACCTGCGTGTGGACACCTACCGCGCATCCGGTGCCGGCGGCCAGCACGTCAACAAGACCGACTCGGCGATCCGCATCACCCACTTGCCGACCGGCATCGTGGTCGAGTGCCAGGAAGAGCGTTCGCAGCACAAGAACCGCGCCCGCGCCATGTCCTGGCTGTCGGCCAAACTCAATGACATGCAAACCAGCGCCGCGCAGAACGCCATTGCCACCGAGCGCAAGCTGCTGGTGGGCTCTGGCGACCGGTCCGAGCGCATCCGCACGTACAATTATCCACAGGGCCGGGTAACCGACCACCGTATCAACCTGACCCTGTACTCGCTGGACGACATCCTCGCCGGTGGCGTGGAGGCGGTGATCGAACCGCTGCTGGCCGAATACCAGGCCGATCAACTGGCCGCCCTGGGGGACTGA
- a CDS encoding molybdopterin-synthase adenylyltransferase MoeB: protein MLSDQELLRYSRQVLLAQIDIDGQLRLKQSKALIVGLGGLGSPVALYLAAAGVGELHLADFDTVDLTNLQRQVIHDSASVGMSKVDSALQRLQAINPEISLVAHRQALDEDSLAAAVAAVDLVLDCSDNFSTREAVNAACVAAVKPLVSGAAIRLEGQLSVFDPRRDYSPCYHCLYGHGSEAELTCSEAGVIGPLVGLVGSLQALEAMKLLAGFGEPLVGRLLLIDALGTRMRELRVKRDPACSVCGKRDG from the coding sequence ATGCTGAGTGATCAGGAACTGCTGCGTTACAGCCGGCAGGTATTGCTGGCTCAGATCGACATTGATGGCCAGTTGCGCCTCAAGCAGAGCAAGGCGCTGATCGTCGGGCTCGGTGGCCTTGGTTCGCCGGTCGCCTTGTACCTGGCCGCTGCCGGGGTGGGCGAGTTGCATCTCGCTGACTTCGATACCGTCGACCTGACCAACCTGCAACGCCAGGTCATTCACGACAGTGCCAGCGTCGGCATGAGCAAGGTCGATTCGGCCTTGCAGCGTTTGCAGGCGATCAACCCGGAAATCAGCCTGGTCGCCCATCGCCAGGCACTGGACGAGGATTCGCTGGCCGCTGCGGTGGCGGCAGTCGACCTGGTGCTGGACTGCTCCGATAATTTCAGCACCCGCGAGGCAGTCAATGCCGCCTGTGTAGCAGCGGTCAAACCCCTGGTCAGCGGTGCGGCGATCCGCCTGGAAGGGCAGCTGTCGGTATTCGACCCACGGCGCGATTACAGCCCTTGCTATCATTGCCTCTACGGCCATGGCAGCGAAGCCGAACTTACCTGCAGCGAAGCCGGGGTAATCGGCCCTCTGGTCGGCCTGGTAGGCAGCCTGCAGGCCCTGGAGGCCATGAAGCTGCTGGCCGGGTTTGGCGAGCCGCTGGTCGGGCGCCTGCTGTTGATCGATGCCCTTGGCACCCGCATGCGCGAATTGCGGGTCAAGCGCGACCCGGCCTGTTCGGTCTGCGGCAAGCGCGATGGCTGA
- the hemA gene encoding glutamyl-tRNA reductase has protein sequence MAFLALGINHKTASVDVRERVAFTPEQLVDALQQLCRLTSSREAAILSTCNRSELYIEQDHLSADAVLQWLADYHRLNLDELRASAYVHEEHEAVKHMMRVASGLDSLVLGEPQILGQMKSAYAVAREAGTVGPLLGRLFQATFSAAKQVRTDTAIGENPVSVAFAAVSLARQIFSDLGRSQALLIGAGETITLVARHLHEQGVRRIVVANRTLERASILAEQFGAHAVLLADIPQELANSDIVISSTASQLPILGKGAVESALKQRRHKPIFMVDIAVPRDIETEVGELDDVYLYTVDDLHDVVAENLKSRQGAAQAAEELVAVGAEDFMLRLRELAAVDVLKAYRQQSERLRDEELQKAQRLLANGGNPEDVLAQLARGLTNKLLHAPSVQLKRLSAEGRLDALAMAQELFALNEGSTDKSPQ, from the coding sequence ATGGCCTTTCTTGCACTTGGTATCAACCATAAGACTGCCTCGGTAGACGTACGCGAGCGCGTGGCGTTTACCCCAGAGCAGCTGGTGGACGCCCTGCAGCAGCTCTGCCGGCTGACATCCAGCCGCGAAGCGGCGATCCTGTCGACCTGCAACCGCAGCGAGCTTTACATAGAGCAGGATCACCTGTCCGCCGATGCCGTGCTGCAATGGCTGGCCGACTATCACCGGCTCAACCTGGACGAACTGCGCGCCAGCGCCTACGTGCACGAAGAACACGAGGCGGTGAAGCACATGATGCGCGTGGCCTCGGGCCTCGATTCGCTGGTGCTCGGCGAGCCGCAGATCCTCGGTCAGATGAAATCCGCCTATGCCGTGGCGCGTGAAGCCGGTACCGTCGGCCCATTGCTCGGGCGCCTGTTCCAGGCCACCTTCAGCGCCGCCAAGCAGGTGCGCACCGACACCGCCATCGGCGAAAACCCGGTGTCGGTGGCGTTTGCCGCCGTCAGCCTGGCCAGGCAGATCTTCAGCGACCTGGGCCGCAGCCAGGCCCTGCTGATCGGCGCCGGCGAAACCATCACCCTGGTCGCCCGCCACCTGCACGAGCAGGGCGTGCGCCGCATCGTCGTCGCCAACCGTACCCTGGAGCGGGCCAGCATCCTCGCCGAACAGTTTGGCGCACATGCCGTGCTGCTGGCCGATATCCCCCAGGAACTGGCCAACAGCGACATCGTCATCAGCTCTACCGCCAGCCAGTTGCCGATCCTCGGCAAGGGCGCGGTGGAAAGCGCACTGAAGCAGCGCCGGCACAAGCCCATCTTCATGGTCGACATCGCCGTGCCACGCGACATCGAAACCGAAGTCGGCGAGCTGGACGATGTCTACCTGTACACTGTCGATGATCTGCACGACGTAGTGGCGGAAAACCTCAAGAGCCGCCAGGGCGCAGCCCAGGCCGCCGAAGAGCTGGTGGCAGTCGGGGCTGAAGATTTCATGCTGCGCCTGCGTGAGCTGGCCGCAGTGGACGTGCTCAAGGCCTACCGCCAGCAAAGCGAGCGCCTGCGTGACGAAGAACTGCAAAAGGCCCAGCGCCTGCTGGCCAATGGCGGCAACCCCGAGGACGTGCTGGCCCAACTGGCCCGGGGGCTGACCAACAAACTCCTGCATGCGCCCAGCGTGCAACTGAAAAGGCTCTCGGCCGAGGGCCGCCTCGATGCGCTGGCCATGGCCCAGGAACTCTTTGCCCTCAACGAGGGCTCGACGGACAAATCCCCGCAATGA
- the phrB gene encoding deoxyribodipyrimidine photo-lyase, with product MQLTWLRSDLRIDDNTALSAASESGPTIALWLVSPEQWRAHDDAACKVDFWLRNLRDLSQSLARLNIPLLIRTVDTWEQAPQTVLEVCRQHRVQRVHWNEEYGLNEQRRDDATQALLEGSAIQVHSHLDQLLFRPGTILTRSGDYFQVFSQFRKSCLEHLHRSLPALARRVQRQAPLQIASDPIPTQVNGFEQPGRALREHWPAGEAEAQARLARFVDQTIDDYQQLRDLPAKPGTSQLSPYLAAGVISPRQCLHGALASNRGELDSGSSGVQTWINELLWREFYKHILTGYPQVSRHRAFRPHTEALPWRDAPADLEAWEQGRTGFPIIDAAMRQLLHTGWMHNRLRMIVAMFLSKNLLIDWRKGERYFMRHLIDGDLAANNGGWQWSASTGTDAVPYFRLFNPVSQSQRFDPQGHFIRHWLPELQGLDEKTIHLPMKTADLFAKHSYRSPIVDLDSSRQRALEAFKNLPRRQNQRAIS from the coding sequence ATGCAATTGACCTGGCTGCGCAGCGACCTGCGCATCGATGACAACACCGCACTCAGTGCCGCCAGTGAAAGCGGCCCGACCATCGCCCTGTGGCTGGTCAGCCCCGAGCAGTGGCGGGCTCATGACGATGCCGCCTGCAAAGTCGACTTCTGGCTGCGCAACCTGCGCGACCTTAGTCAGTCACTGGCGCGCTTGAACATTCCTCTGCTGATTCGCACGGTCGACACCTGGGAGCAGGCGCCACAGACCGTGCTTGAGGTATGCCGCCAGCATCGGGTGCAACGTGTGCACTGGAACGAAGAGTACGGCCTCAACGAGCAGCGCCGCGACGACGCCACGCAGGCCTTGCTGGAAGGCTCAGCCATCCAGGTTCATAGCCATCTCGATCAGCTGTTGTTCCGTCCGGGTACCATCCTCACCCGCAGTGGTGATTACTTTCAGGTATTCAGCCAGTTCAGGAAGAGCTGCCTGGAGCACCTGCACCGCAGCCTGCCGGCCCTGGCCCGGCGGGTGCAGCGTCAGGCACCGCTACAGATCGCCAGCGACCCCATACCCACGCAGGTGAATGGCTTCGAACAGCCGGGGCGCGCCCTGCGCGAACACTGGCCTGCCGGTGAAGCCGAGGCACAGGCGCGGCTGGCCCGCTTTGTCGACCAGACCATCGACGATTATCAACAACTGCGCGACTTGCCAGCCAAGCCTGGCACCAGCCAGCTCTCCCCCTACCTGGCCGCAGGCGTGATCTCGCCGCGCCAGTGCCTGCATGGCGCCCTGGCCAGCAACCGGGGCGAGCTCGACAGCGGCAGCAGCGGCGTGCAAACCTGGATCAACGAACTGCTCTGGCGCGAATTCTACAAGCACATCCTGACCGGTTATCCACAGGTCTCGCGCCACCGCGCCTTCCGCCCCCACACCGAAGCCTTGCCCTGGCGCGACGCACCGGCCGATCTCGAAGCCTGGGAACAGGGCCGCACCGGCTTTCCGATCATCGATGCCGCGATGCGCCAGCTGTTGCACACCGGATGGATGCACAACCGCCTGCGCATGATCGTGGCCATGTTCCTCAGCAAGAACCTGCTGATCGACTGGCGCAAGGGCGAGCGGTACTTCATGCGCCACCTGATCGATGGCGATCTCGCCGCCAACAACGGCGGCTGGCAGTGGAGCGCGTCCACCGGCACCGACGCTGTACCCTATTTCCGCCTCTTCAACCCGGTTTCGCAGTCACAGCGTTTCGATCCCCAGGGGCACTTCATTCGCCACTGGTTGCCTGAATTACAGGGGCTAGATGAAAAAACAATTCATCTGCCGATGAAGACAGCCGATCTTTTTGCTAAACATTCGTATCGCAGTCCCATTGTCGATCTCGACAGCAGTCGCCAACGCGCACTGGAAGCATTCAAGAACCTCCCGCGTCGGCAGAATCAGAGGGCAATATCGTGA
- a CDS encoding MerR family transcriptional regulator → MLSEILLPIGELARRTGVNPVTLRAWERRYGLLKPQRTAKGHRLYPLDQVERVLTILAWLQRGASVSQVGELLDKPTATPPKGDWQARQFQLVEAIANLSQRALDQQLNQAMALYPAVTLCEQLLLPLLDILDLRWRNYFNAGLEQIFFNTWLRSKLGARVYHDNQLLQGPAVLLADDHERGFNPELWLCAWLLTNNGIAVEVLEHPIAGAQLSHAATTLKVRAVILHLGPRIDAKALQRMLHSLPTPALLGGSTMAMHEVQLGNLDHPDLSFFDTPQAALRLLQGNHRPPAGLDPSCN, encoded by the coding sequence ATGCTGTCTGAGATTCTGCTGCCCATCGGTGAACTGGCCCGCCGCACCGGCGTCAACCCGGTTACCCTGCGGGCCTGGGAGCGGCGCTATGGCTTGCTCAAGCCTCAGCGCACCGCGAAGGGCCATCGCCTGTACCCGCTGGACCAGGTCGAGCGGGTACTGACAATCCTCGCCTGGCTGCAGCGCGGTGCATCAGTCAGCCAGGTAGGCGAGCTGCTCGACAAGCCCACTGCCACGCCTCCCAAAGGAGACTGGCAGGCCAGGCAGTTCCAGTTGGTCGAAGCCATCGCCAATCTCTCCCAACGCGCGCTCGACCAGCAGCTCAACCAAGCCATGGCACTGTACCCGGCAGTGACCCTGTGCGAGCAATTGCTGCTGCCGCTGCTCGACATACTCGACCTGCGTTGGCGCAACTACTTCAATGCAGGGCTGGAGCAGATCTTTTTCAACACATGGCTGCGCAGCAAGCTCGGTGCCCGGGTCTATCACGACAACCAGTTGCTGCAGGGCCCGGCGGTGCTGTTGGCCGATGATCACGAGCGCGGCTTCAACCCAGAACTATGGTTATGCGCCTGGCTGCTGACCAATAACGGTATCGCCGTCGAAGTGCTGGAGCATCCCATCGCTGGTGCTCAACTCAGCCATGCCGCCACCACCCTGAAAGTGCGAGCCGTCATCCTGCACCTTGGCCCGCGCATCGATGCAAAGGCGCTGCAACGCATGCTGCACAGTCTGCCAACTCCCGCCCTGCTGGGCGGATCGACAATGGCCATGCACGAAGTGCAGCTCGGTAACCTCGACCACCCCGACCTCTCCTTCTTCGACACCCCCCAGGCCGCCCTGCGCTTGCTTCAAGGCAATCACCGGCCGCCTGCAGGACTGGACCCATCATGCAATTGA
- a CDS encoding acyloxyacyl hydrolase, whose translation MKKLLCLAAAAVVTLGQALTAQAADVSFSVGQTGDSTMVYRLGLQSNWDASWWQTSVGRLTGYWDGAYSYWEGDETASNHSLSFAPVFVYEFAGDSVKPYIEAGIGVAAFSSTELEDNDLGSSFQFEDRIGFGLRFAGGHEIGVRATHYSNAGIKQPNDGVESYSLHYRMAL comes from the coding sequence ATGAAGAAACTGCTGTGCTTGGCGGCGGCTGCCGTCGTAACCCTGGGGCAAGCATTGACGGCGCAGGCTGCCGACGTTTCGTTTTCGGTGGGGCAGACCGGCGACTCGACCATGGTCTATCGGTTGGGGCTGCAGTCGAACTGGGACGCGAGCTGGTGGCAGACCAGTGTCGGTCGCCTGACCGGCTACTGGGATGGGGCCTACAGTTACTGGGAGGGGGATGAGACCGCCAGCAACCACAGCCTCTCGTTCGCACCGGTATTCGTCTACGAGTTTGCTGGCGACTCGGTGAAACCGTACATCGAGGCAGGTATTGGCGTGGCGGCCTTCTCCAGCACCGAACTGGAGGACAACGACCTAGGCTCGTCGTTCCAGTTCGAAGACCGTATCGGCTTTGGTCTGCGCTTTGCCGGTGGGCATGAGATCGGGGTACGGGCGACCCACTATTCCAACGCGGGCATCAAACAGCCCAACGATGGGGTGGAAAGCTATAGCCTGCATTACCGCATGGCGCTCTGA
- a CDS encoding tetratricopeptide repeat protein — protein MNKPYALLLAFALLQGCQSLAPQKAEPPTAEAAKREAEKPVVYGSFTQETLYSLLVAELAGQRNRFDIALANYTDQAAKTQDPGVSERAYRIAEYLGADEPALDNALVWARNDPQNLDAQRAAAIQLARAGRYDESMAYMEKVLQGQGDTHFDFLALSAAETDQSTRDGLLQSFERLLVKYPQNSQLVFGKALLLNQDGKAEEALELLESHPPQNGEVAPILLRARLLQALDRGPEALPLLRGAIRDNPDDKRLRLTYARTLVEQDRIADAKGEFLSLVQQYPDDDELRYSLALVCLENKDWDEAEGYLQELIERDSNVDAAHLNLGRIREERHDPAGALREYALVGPGPDYLPAQLRQADILVANGRGSEASRLLAEAREAQPDYAIQLYLIESESYSNNNKDTQASQVLQQAIQRYPDDLNLLYTRAMLAEKRDDLVQMEKDLRAIIAREPENAMALNALGYTLADRTTRYSEAKALIDKAHQLTPDDPAILDSLGWVNYRLGNLDEAESYLRRAFASFPDHEVAAHLGEVLWANGKRREARQVWAKGFDAQADSPILRKTLLRLTGSETL, from the coding sequence ATGAACAAACCATACGCATTGCTGCTTGCCTTCGCCCTGCTCCAGGGCTGCCAGAGCCTGGCCCCACAAAAGGCCGAGCCTCCCACTGCCGAGGCCGCCAAGCGCGAGGCGGAAAAGCCCGTGGTATATGGCTCGTTCACACAGGAAACACTCTATAGCCTGCTGGTGGCGGAGCTGGCCGGCCAGCGCAACCGCTTCGACATCGCCCTGGCCAACTACACCGACCAGGCCGCGAAAACCCAGGACCCCGGAGTTTCCGAGCGCGCCTACCGCATTGCCGAGTACCTCGGCGCCGACGAACCGGCCCTGGACAATGCGCTGGTCTGGGCCCGCAACGACCCGCAGAACCTCGACGCCCAGCGCGCCGCTGCCATCCAGCTGGCCCGCGCCGGCCGCTATGACGAGTCCATGGCGTACATGGAAAAGGTCCTGCAAGGCCAGGGCGACACCCATTTCGACTTCCTGGCCCTGTCTGCGGCAGAGACTGACCAGAGCACCCGCGACGGCCTGCTGCAAAGCTTCGAGCGCCTGTTGGTCAAGTACCCGCAAAACAGCCAGTTGGTGTTCGGCAAGGCCCTGCTGCTGAATCAGGATGGCAAAGCCGAAGAGGCCCTCGAGCTGCTCGAGTCGCACCCGCCGCAAAACGGCGAGGTCGCCCCCATCCTGCTCCGCGCCCGTCTACTGCAGGCCCTGGACCGTGGTCCGGAGGCCCTGCCCCTGCTGCGCGGAGCGATTCGCGACAACCCGGACGACAAACGCCTGCGCCTGACCTACGCCCGCACCCTGGTCGAACAGGACCGCATCGCCGATGCCAAGGGCGAGTTCCTCAGCCTGGTCCAGCAATACCCCGACGACGACGAACTGCGCTATTCGCTGGCCCTGGTATGCCTGGAAAACAAGGACTGGGATGAAGCCGAAGGCTATCTGCAGGAGCTGATCGAGCGCGACAGCAATGTCGACGCCGCGCACCTGAACCTGGGCCGCATCCGCGAGGAGCGCCACGACCCCGCCGGCGCGCTGCGTGAATACGCTCTGGTCGGCCCAGGCCCCGATTACCTGCCGGCGCAGCTGCGCCAGGCCGACATACTGGTTGCCAACGGCCGCGGCAGCGAAGCTTCCCGCCTGCTCGCCGAGGCCCGCGAAGCCCAGCCGGACTACGCTATCCAGCTGTACCTGATCGAGTCGGAAAGCTACAGCAACAACAACAAGGACACCCAGGCCAGCCAGGTCCTGCAGCAAGCCATCCAGCGCTACCCGGATGACCTCAACCTGCTGTACACCCGCGCCATGCTGGCGGAAAAGCGCGATGACCTGGTACAGATGGAAAAAGACCTGCGCGCGATCATCGCCCGCGAGCCGGAAAACGCCATGGCCCTGAACGCCCTGGGTTATACCCTGGCCGACCGCACCACCCGCTACAGCGAAGCCAAGGCGCTGATCGACAAGGCGCACCAGCTGACCCCGGATGACCCGGCGATACTCGACAGCCTGGGCTGGGTCAACTACCGCCTGGGCAACCTTGACGAGGCTGAGTCGTACCTGCGCCGGGCCTTCGCCAGCTTCCCCGACCATGAAGTGGCCGCCCACCTGGGCGAAGTACTGTGGGCCAACGGCAAGCGCCGCGAAGCCCGCCAGGTCTGGGCCAAGGGCTTCGACGCCCAGGCCGACAGCCCCATCCTGCGCAAAACCCTCCTGCGCCTGACCGGATCCGAGACCCTTTAA
- the prmC gene encoding peptide chain release factor N(5)-glutamine methyltransferase, which yields MTIIASLLRNAQLPESPTERLDAELLLAAAIGKSRSYLHTWPERIVSSEDAETYASYLQRRRDGEPVAYILGQQGFWTLDLEVAPHTLIPRPDTELLVETALELQPATPAKVLDLGTGTGAIALALASDRPAWQVTAVDRVEEAAALAERNRQRLGLANAQVRVSHWFDNLAGERFDLIVSNPPYIAAADPHLAAGDVRFEPSSALVAGADGLDDLRVIAAQAPAHLVAGGWLLLEHGYDQAAAVRALLAEQGFNEVASRTDLGGHERITLGRLPC from the coding sequence ATGACCATCATCGCCAGCCTGCTGCGCAACGCGCAGTTGCCAGAATCGCCTACCGAGCGACTGGATGCCGAGCTGTTGTTGGCCGCGGCCATCGGCAAGTCGCGCAGCTACCTGCACACCTGGCCCGAGCGGATCGTCAGCAGCGAAGATGCCGAGACCTATGCCAGCTACCTGCAGCGCCGCCGCGACGGCGAGCCGGTCGCCTACATCCTTGGGCAGCAGGGTTTCTGGACGCTCGACCTGGAAGTGGCCCCACACACCCTGATCCCGCGGCCGGATACCGAGCTGCTGGTCGAAACCGCCCTCGAGCTGCAGCCCGCCACGCCAGCCAAGGTCCTTGACCTGGGCACCGGCACCGGCGCGATTGCCCTGGCCCTGGCCAGCGATCGCCCGGCCTGGCAGGTAACTGCGGTGGACCGGGTGGAGGAGGCCGCTGCCCTGGCCGAGCGCAACCGCCAGCGCCTGGGCCTGGCAAACGCCCAGGTGCGGGTCAGCCACTGGTTCGACAACCTGGCCGGCGAGCGTTTCGACCTGATTGTCAGCAACCCGCCCTACATCGCCGCCGCCGACCCGCACCTGGCCGCCGGCGATGTGCGTTTCGAGCCCAGCAGCGCGCTGGTGGCCGGCGCCGATGGCCTTGACGACCTGCGCGTCATTGCCGCCCAGGCCCCCGCCCACCTGGTCGCGGGCGGCTGGCTGCTGCTGGAACACGGCTACGATCAGGCAGCGGCAGTACGCGCCTTGCTGGCTGAACAAGGCTTCAACGAGGTCGCCAGCCGCACCGACCTGGGCGGCCATGAACGCATTACCCTGGGGCGCCTGCCATGCTGA
- the murI gene encoding glutamate racemase, whose translation MAERSAPIGVMDSGVGGLSVLTEIQRLLPNETLLYVADCGHVPYGEKTPDYIRERCRRIAGFFHEQGAKAMVLACNTATVAAVADLRELFPSWPLVGMEPAVKPAAAATRSGVVGVLATTGTLQSAKFAALLDRFASDVQVITQPCPGLVERIEAGDLGSPALRQLLLGYVQPLLAAGCDTLILGCTHYPFLRPLLADMVPADVAIIDTGAAVARQLQRLLSTNDLLADGPAGDTRFWTSADPQALRKILPLLWQKSDSVQSFAL comes from the coding sequence ATGGCTGAGCGCTCGGCGCCGATCGGCGTGATGGATTCCGGAGTTGGCGGCCTGTCGGTGCTCACCGAGATCCAGCGCCTGCTGCCCAACGAGACGCTGCTGTACGTGGCCGATTGTGGCCACGTACCTTATGGCGAGAAGACGCCAGACTATATCCGTGAGCGCTGCCGACGCATTGCCGGGTTCTTCCATGAACAAGGCGCCAAGGCCATGGTGCTGGCCTGCAACACGGCAACGGTGGCTGCGGTGGCCGACCTGCGTGAGTTGTTTCCGAGCTGGCCGCTAGTGGGCATGGAGCCCGCGGTAAAGCCCGCCGCGGCCGCTACGCGTTCGGGGGTGGTGGGAGTGCTGGCGACTACCGGTACCTTGCAGAGCGCCAAGTTCGCCGCCTTGCTCGACCGTTTCGCCAGCGACGTACAGGTCATCACCCAGCCTTGCCCTGGCCTGGTAGAGCGGATCGAGGCGGGTGACCTGGGCAGCCCGGCGTTGCGCCAGTTGCTGTTGGGTTATGTGCAGCCCTTGCTGGCTGCGGGCTGCGATACCCTGATCCTCGGCTGCACCCATTACCCCTTCCTGCGCCCGTTGCTGGCCGACATGGTGCCTGCCGACGTGGCAATCATCGACACCGGCGCCGCGGTGGCGCGCCAGTTGCAGCGGTTGCTATCTACTAATGACCTGCTGGCCGATGGGCCTGCCGGCGATACCCGCTTCTGGACCAGCGCTGATCCGCAAGCGTTGAGAAAAATCCTGCCTTTGCTGTGGCAGAAGTCCGACAGTGTGCAAAGCTTTGCGTTGTGA
- the lolB gene encoding lipoprotein insertase outer membrane protein LolB — protein MFLRHCITFTLITLLAGCAGFGSREALEGHGNPQQWRAHKEQLSSLDGWQINGKVGIRAPRDSGSGTLFWLQRQDYYDIRLAGPLGRGAARLTGRPGGVVLEVANQGRYEASSPEALLEEQLGWQLPVSHLVWWVRGLPAPDSKSKLTLDGDSRLASLDQDGWQVQYLSYTEQNGYWLPERLKLHGKDLDVTLVVKDWQPRQLGH, from the coding sequence ATGTTCCTGCGCCATTGCATCACCTTCACCCTGATCACCCTGCTGGCCGGCTGTGCCGGCTTCGGTAGCCGCGAGGCCTTGGAGGGCCACGGCAACCCACAACAGTGGCGCGCCCATAAAGAGCAGTTGAGCAGCCTCGATGGCTGGCAGATCAACGGCAAGGTCGGCATCCGCGCCCCGCGCGACTCCGGCAGCGGCACGCTGTTCTGGCTGCAACGCCAGGACTACTACGACATCCGCCTGGCCGGCCCGTTGGGCCGTGGCGCCGCACGCCTGACCGGCCGCCCCGGCGGCGTGGTGCTGGAAGTGGCCAACCAGGGCCGCTACGAGGCCAGCAGCCCCGAGGCATTGCTGGAAGAACAGCTGGGCTGGCAACTGCCGGTTTCGCACCTGGTCTGGTGGGTCCGCGGCCTGCCCGCCCCCGACAGCAAGAGCAAACTGACCCTGGACGGCGACAGCCGCCTGGCCAGCCTCGACCAGGATGGCTGGCAGGTACAGTACCTGAGCTACACCGAACAGAACGGCTACTGGCTGCCCGAACGCCTGAAGCTGCACGGCAAGGACCTCGACGTGACCCTGGTGGTCAAGGACTGGCAGCCGCGCCAGCTGGGGCACTGA